A region of the Candidatus Eremiobacteraceae bacterium genome:
CTTGCAAACGGCGTCCGAGACAAGTTGCCGGATATCGAGAACCTGACCGACTTTTGGGGACGGAGCGTATTCGTCTGCCCGTTTTGCGATGGATGGGAATTCCGGGATCGCAAGATTGGTATCTACGGCAAAACCAACGACGCAATCGAACTAGCGCAAGAACTTCATGGATGGACTAAAAAGATTACGGTCTGTTCTGAAACCCAGGCAGGCTAAACGCTAAGCGAATTAAGTAAACGTGGGTGAGCGATGCTCACCCTAGTACGGGATGCTCACCCTAGTACGGGATGCTCACCCTAGTACGGGATGCTCACCCTCCTACCGCGGTACGGGTTGCCGCGCGGTCGCGTTCGAGATTCGCCAAAACATGACGACGCCGAGGACGAACATCGCGATGGTCAAATATTGCGCGCCGGTCAAACCAAGCAACACGATGCCCGGCTCGCGATAGAACTCCACGATGGTGCGCACGAGACCGTAACCCGCGATGAATGTCCAAAACACTTGACCTTCGCGCCGGCGCACGCCGCCATGCAGCCACCAGAGCAGAGGGAGCACGATCACGAGCATACCGACTGCTTCAAACAACTGCGACGGATATCGGTATCCGGCAAAGCCTGGAAACACAAATCCGACCGGCGAATTGGTGACGCGGCCCGGCAGCTCACCGTTGATGAAATTCGCGCAGCGCGTCAGCGCGATCGCGACGGGTATCCAAAGTGCGGTCTCATCGGCGACCGGATAAAACGGAAGCTTGTTGCGGCGCAAGAAGAGCCAGATGCCGATCAGTGCGCCGATCAATCCACCGTGGAACGCCATGCCGCCATGCCAGATGGCGATAATTTCGAGCGGGTTCTGAAGATAGTATGAAACGGTGTGCCCACCCGCCGTAATCGGCGTGAGCACATCCGCCAGCAAGAAGAACAGTCGTCCGCCCAACACGACGCCGATCATGGCGTAGACGACGAATTCCTGCGCCTGATCCACGCTCATGCCGGTTCTCGCGCGGCTTCGTCTGCTCTGCAACTGGAGGTACACGAGCAAGGCGCCGATAAGGTAAGTCAACCCGTACCAGCGTACGGAAAAGATGCCGAGGTGGAATGCGACCGGATCGATATTGGGATACGTAAACCAGTGTGGGACCGTTGCCAGCGCGGCGATCAAACAGATTCTCCTTCTTGTAGGAGGGCAAGCATCGCTTGCCCATAATGCGACAGGCGTTACTTAAAGATGAGTTCCAGTTCCGAAACCGTTCGCGCGCCGGCGGCGCCTTTCGCCGGCAGGCGCGACGTCGTGATTCATTCCCTGTTCTTCATCCTCGGCTTCACGCTCGTTTTCATCGCGGCGGGTGCGTCTGCGAGCGCGCTCGGCAGCATATTTGAAGAATACCGCACGCTGATAACGCGCGTGCTCGGCGTCGTGGTCATCTTTCTCGGCCTCAATATGGTGGGCCTGTTCCGCTTGCCGTTTCTCGCAATGGACAAGCGGTTGCAGATCCGCAAGGGTGGCGTGTCGTACGTCGGCGACGTGCTCGTCGGCATAGGATTTGCTGCGGGCTGGTCGCCGTGCATCGGTCCCATACTCGCGGCGGTCTTGGCCATGGCGAGCGCCACGCAGACGGTGGGCCAAGCCGTGTGGTTGCTCTTCGTGTACTCGATGGGACTTGGCGTGCCGCTGCTCGCCACCGCCATCGGCCTGCAATACGTCTTGCCGTTCCTCAATCGCATCAAGCGGTTTTTGCCCGTCATCGAAGTGATAGCGGGCGTGCTCGTCATCGGAATGGGCCTCGTGCTCGTCACCAACGGGTTCTTGCGAATCACGGCGATGATCTACGAGAAATTTCCCGCACTTGCCAACATCGGCACCGGGCCTGAAGCATCCGGCGACGTGATCTCGGTCGGCGCGGTCTTCGTGGCAGGCATCGTGTCGTTCATCTCGCCGTGCGTGCTGCCGCTCGTCCCCGTCTACATCTCGTACCTCACCGGCCAGAGCATCGAAAGCCTGGTCGCGGCGTACGACGTCAAGAAGTGAAGGAATAAGCCGCTGTCGATTGTTTTTGTGATCATCGCCGCGATCATCGTGGCCGCCGATCAATACACCAAACATGTCATCGCCACCACATTCTTACCCGAGGAGAGCCGCATCGTCATTCCACACGTCGTCTATCTGACGTACGTGCAGAATACCCACGGCGCGTTCGGGTTGTTCGGCTCTCATCCGCTGCTGCTGGCTGCGTTCGCATCGGCGGTGCTCATCGGGTTTTTCCTGTGGTACCGCAGCACCGGCAGCGCCGGCATGACCACGCACATCGCGTTCGGCTTGATCCTCGGCGGAGCCATCGGGAACATCGCCGACCGGATGCGGCTCTCGTATGTCGTGGACTTCATCGACTTCCGCTGGTGGCCGGTGTTCAACGTCGCCGATTCGGCCATCTCCATCGGCGTCGTCCTGCTGCTCATCCGCATGCTCATCCACGACAAGAAAGCACTGCCGGCGCAATGACGCGGGCGGTGACGTTTGACGCGACGGCGGAAGACGCCGGCGTGCGTCTCGACGTCGCTGTCTCACGCCGGGTGGATCGATCGCGCACGGTGTGTGCGTCGCTAATCCGCGCCCATCGCGTGCGCGTTAACGGCACCGCGGAAAAAGCTTCATATGCATTGGCCGAGGGCGACCGCGTGGTCGTCGACGTTCCCGCGCCGTCCGAACCAGACGCAAAGCCCGAGGCGATCCCCATTCACATCGTCTATCGCGATGCCGATCTGTGCGTTGTCGACAAACCCGCCGGCATGGCGACGCATCCTGCTCCGGGCAGCCCGCGCGGCACGCTTGTGAACGCGTTGCTCGCCGCGCTGGGTCCGCTGCCGGCGATCAACGGTACGTTGCGGCCGGGCATCGTCCATCGGCTGGACAAGGACACGAGCGGGCTGCTCGTGGTCGCGGTGAGCGAACAGGGAATGCGCGGACTTTCACGCGACATGGCCGAGCGAAAGATCGAACGCGAATACGACGCGGTTGTGTGGGGCCGGTTCGCGCAAGAACGCGGCGTCATCGACGCGCCGCTCGGCCGCGATCCAGGCGATCGGACGAAGTTCGCGGTGCGCGACGGCGGCAGGCGCGCCGTCACGCAGTATCGCGCGGCGGAGACTTTCACGTTGCGGCCCGCCGAACATCGCCGGATCGCTGTGCCGCCGGACGTGCTGACACTCGCGCAACTCAAGCTCGAGACGGGCCGCACGCATCAGATCCGCGTTCATTGCGCGGCGATCGGGCATCCGATCGTCGGCGATCGCGCATACGGAGGCGGCCGGCCGGCGCTTGGCATGCCGCGCCAAGCGCTGCACGCCGCGCGGTTGCGCTTTGTCCATCCGATCACCGGAAAGGCGATGTCGTTCACCGCCCCATGGCCCGACGATTTTGCAGTGCTCGTGGATCGCTTGCGCGCCGGCACGCCGGCATGACGCAATCCCACTTCACGCTGCAGCGGACCGACGACGTCGCTCGCGCCGGCCTGCTGCACACCACGCACGGCGATGTGCCGACGCCGGTCTTCATGCCGGTCGGAACGCAGGCGGCGGTCAAAGGTCTCTCGCCGGACGAACTGCACGCGTGCGGCGCGCGCATCATCTTGGCGAACGCCTACCATTGTTATTTGCGGCCCGGGGCCGAGATCATCGAGCGCGCGGGCGGCCTGCATGGATTCATGGCGTGGAGCGGAGCCATTCTCACCGACAGCGGCGGCTTTCAAGTTTTCTCGTTGAGCAAGTTGTCGCGCGTGGACGACGACGGCTATCACTTCGCTTCGCATCTCGACGGTTCGCGTCACACGTTCACGCCCGAATCCGTGGTCGCACTGCAAGAAAGGCTGGGATCGGACGTCGCGATGCTCCTCGATGACGTGGCGCCCGCCGGCGTGGATCGCGATCGAGCTGCGGATGCCGCGCGGCGCACGCTGGTGTGGGCTCAGCGCGCGCGTGCCGTGAAGAAGCGCGAAGATCAGCTTACGTTTGCGATCGTGCAAGGCTCGACGTTTGACGATCTCCGGCGCGCCAACGCGCGCGAGCTGGTCGAGCTCGATTTTCCCGGCTATGCCATCGGCGGTTTGTGGGTGGGCGAGAGTAAGGAAGAGAGCGTTGCGATGACTCGTGCGACGTGCGAGGAGTTGCCGGCTCATAAGCCGCGCTATCTGATGGGAGTGGGGACGCCCGAAGATCTATTGGACGGCATCGCAGCCGGCGTCGACATGTTCGACTGCGTCTACCCGACCCGTTGTGCGCGGCACGCCCTCGCCCTCACATCGCGCGGACGGCTCAACTTACGCAACGCCAAATTCGCCGACGATTTCACGCCGCTCGACCCTGAATGCGCGTGCACTGCGTGCAGCGGGTTCACGCGGGCATATATAGCGCATTTGTTCCGTTCCGGCGAGTTGCTGGGCGCACGGCTCACGAGCATTCACAATGTCTCTTTTCTCGTTCGGTTCGCGGCCGAGGCACGCCAGTCGATTCTCGCGGGCCGCTTCGCCGAGTACCGCGCCGAGCGCATCGCAGGCCTTTCCGGAGGATAAGTGGCCCGCAGGTTGGAACGTATCGAACGCTTGAGCGATTGTGAAACCCCGGCGTTCGAGCGCCGCGTCGCGGACAACCTTCGGGCCGTGCGCGAACGGATAGCCCGCGCGTGTGCGTCGGCAGGGCGAAGTCCCGAGACCGTCGCGGTGCTGGCGGTGACCAAGGGGTTCGGACCGGAGGCGGTTACGGCGGCGATCGCAGCGGGCCTGACCGATGTCGGCGAAAACTACCTTCAGGAAGCGGCGGCCAAATTTGCGGCCCTCGAACCGCTCGCCGCGGCTTCTGCCCGGCGCCACTTCATCGGCAGGCTGCAACGCAACAAATGTAAACGAGTCGCCGATTTGTTCGACGTCGTCCAATCCGTTGACGACTTATCCATCGCCAAAGCCCTCGACCAATCCGCGCGAGAGATCGGCAAGAAGCTCGACGTGCTCGTGCAGATCAACATCGCTTCGGACGATCGCGCAGGAGTCGCGCCGGGCGAAGCGGCGGCATTCGCCGACGCGATGCGAGCGCTCCCAAATCTGCGGCTGCGCGGCGTGATGGCGGTGGGACCAGCCGATGCCGCCCTCGTTCGCGACGCGTTCGCACAGGCACGCATGACGTTCGGAGAGTTGCGCCAGGGTATCACAGGCGGGCCGGTGTTGTCGCTCGGCATGTCCGGCGATCTCGAAGCGGCGGTCGCGGCGGGCTCCACGATGGTGAGACTTGGAACCGCGCTCTTCGGCGAGCGGCCAGCCAAACAAGTTTCCGCGCCGGACGGCGGGGAAGGATAGGCAAGGATGCTTTCAGCAGGCGTGTGGACCAACTTCAAGCAGTTCTTCGGCCAGGCCGAGGATGAGGATTTCGAGGACGAGTTGCTCGACGACGAGGGAAGGCCGGCGATCATCTCGCTGCGAGACGCCAAGTCGTCTCGGCGCACGGTCGTTTCGGTCTACCAGCCGAAGCGGTACGACGATGTCACCGACATCGCCGACTCGTTGCGCGCGCGTCATCACGTCGTCGTGAATCTTGTCGGCGCCGATCGCACGCTGCAGCAGCGCGTCGTGGATTTCTTGAGCGGCGTCGTCTACACGATGGACGGCAAGATGCAGCGGCTTTCGGAAAGCATCTACCTCTTCGTGCCGAGCAACGTCCACATCAACGCAAAAGACGCGGAGCACGCGATGGGCAGCGCGTACGACGCGTACTGATCGGGAGCGATCGCGTGAAGATCACGCCGCTCGACATCGAGCACAAAGAATTCAAGAAATCGCTGCAGGGCTATGCGCGCGAAGAGGTAGATCAATACCTCGATGAGGTCGCGGAATCGTTCGAGGAGATGATCGCCGAGCGCAGCAAACTCGAATCCGAGTTAGGCGATATGCGCGAGCGCGTCGCACATTTCGATGCCATCAAGGAGACCCTGCAGAACACGCTCGTCTTCGCGCAGCGCAACGCCGATGAGATGAAGGCGGCGGCGCACAAAGAGACCGATCTCATCAAAGAACAAGCCAAGCTGGAAGTGAGTCACGAGCTGCAGGACATGCGCCGCAAGATCGACGACGCCAAAGCCGAACTCGCGCGCATGCAGGACCAGATGACCACCGTTAAACACGACCTGCGATCGTTTCTCACGAGACATCTCACGCTCGTCGAAGATCTCAACGGCCAGCAGAACTCCGCCCCCTCCCATCTTCAAAAGTAGGAGTGCAGCCGTACTAGGGCAAGAATCGCTTGCCCCAGTTCTGTACGAGGGCAAGCATCGCTTGCCCCAGTTCTGTAGGAGGGCAAGCATCGCTTGCCCAGGCGGTATCCAGTTTGAATTCCCAGGCCAAGTGGTAAGCGCTCTCCTCGTCGTTGCCGTGAAACCCGGTTCGAAAGCGCCCGGCATCGTGATCTCAGGCGAGACGGTGACCGTTCGCGTGCGCGAACCCGCGGTCGAAGGGCGAGCCACTGAAGCGGCGCGCCGTGCTGTTGCGGCCGCGCTGCGCGTTCCTCAGAGCGCGGTCACGCTCGTTCGCGGCGCGACATCGCGGCACAAGTCCTTCGCGGTTGCGCGCATGACGAAGGACGAGGTCCTAAAGCGCCTCGCCGAAGACCAGTTGCAGTAGGGCATGCAATCGCTTGCCCAATAAAGGGTGAGCGATGCTCACCCTCCTACACGACGAAAGTGGGGCAAGCGATGCTTGCCCTCCTACACGACGAAAATGAGTGAGCGGGGCCGACCATAAAAGTCGGCCGCTACGACGCGAAGAAAACGGGGGCAAGCGATGCTTGCCCTAGTACAGCTTGCCCTAGTACAAACCGTAGAGGCCGTTTTCGAACACGAGCGTTCGCCCGTTTGAAAGCAAAACGAGTGTGCGCATGTTCTCCCATCCGGCCATCACGTAGGCTCGCACAGCTAGACCCGCGCGCACGAGCGCGGCGGCGCGAACGCTGAGCGTGATGGCATCGCGTTTTGAAATCGGTGTATGCCAAGATGCAACGGCGGCGATCGCATCGGCCGCTTCGACCGGGGACGCTTGTGCGCCGCGGACGGTGGCAAGCGAGCCGGCGGATCGCGGCGCCGTCATGCGTCGGCCTGACTAGCAAGGGTGCTCCGCAAATTGGTCAGCGTGCGGCTGTGGATCTGCGAAACTCGCTGTTTACTGATGCCGAGCCGTCCGCCGATCTCTCTAAAGGTCGCGAATCCGGCGTAGCACGCCGCGATGATGAGACGCTCGCGGGCCGGTAGA
Encoded here:
- a CDS encoding RluA family pseudouridine synthase; translation: MTRAVTFDATAEDAGVRLDVAVSRRVDRSRTVCASLIRAHRVRVNGTAEKASYALAEGDRVVVDVPAPSEPDAKPEAIPIHIVYRDADLCVVDKPAGMATHPAPGSPRGTLVNALLAALGPLPAINGTLRPGIVHRLDKDTSGLLVVAVSEQGMRGLSRDMAERKIEREYDAVVWGRFAQERGVIDAPLGRDPGDRTKFAVRDGGRRAVTQYRAAETFTLRPAEHRRIAVPPDVLTLAQLKLETGRTHQIRVHCAAIGHPIVGDRAYGGGRPALGMPRQALHAARLRFVHPITGKAMSFTAPWPDDFAVLVDRLRAGTPA
- the tgt gene encoding tRNA guanosine(34) transglycosylase Tgt; its protein translation is MTQSHFTLQRTDDVARAGLLHTTHGDVPTPVFMPVGTQAAVKGLSPDELHACGARIILANAYHCYLRPGAEIIERAGGLHGFMAWSGAILTDSGGFQVFSLSKLSRVDDDGYHFASHLDGSRHTFTPESVVALQERLGSDVAMLLDDVAPAGVDRDRAADAARRTLVWAQRARAVKKREDQLTFAIVQGSTFDDLRRANARELVELDFPGYAIGGLWVGESKEESVAMTRATCEELPAHKPRYLMGVGTPEDLLDGIAAGVDMFDCVYPTRCARHALALTSRGRLNLRNAKFADDFTPLDPECACTACSGFTRAYIAHLFRSGELLGARLTSIHNVSFLVRFAAEARQSILAGRFAEYRAERIAGLSGG
- a CDS encoding YggS family pyridoxal phosphate-dependent enzyme, giving the protein MSDCETPAFERRVADNLRAVRERIARACASAGRSPETVAVLAVTKGFGPEAVTAAIAAGLTDVGENYLQEAAAKFAALEPLAAASARRHFIGRLQRNKCKRVADLFDVVQSVDDLSIAKALDQSAREIGKKLDVLVQINIASDDRAGVAPGEAAAFADAMRALPNLRLRGVMAVGPADAALVRDAFAQARMTFGELRQGITGGPVLSLGMSGDLEAAVAAGSTMVRLGTALFGERPAKQVSAPDGGEG
- a CDS encoding DivIVA domain-containing protein, which produces MKITPLDIEHKEFKKSLQGYAREEVDQYLDEVAESFEEMIAERSKLESELGDMRERVAHFDAIKETLQNTLVFAQRNADEMKAAAHKETDLIKEQAKLEVSHELQDMRRKIDDAKAELARMQDQMTTVKHDLRSFLTRHLTLVEDLNGQQNSAPSHLQK
- the lspA gene encoding signal peptidase II — translated: MIIAAIIVAADQYTKHVIATTFLPEESRIVIPHVVYLTYVQNTHGAFGLFGSHPLLLAAFASAVLIGFFLWYRSTGSAGMTTHIAFGLILGGAIGNIADRMRLSYVVDFIDFRWWPVFNVADSAISIGVVLLLIRMLIHDKKALPAQ
- a CDS encoding cell division protein SepF, with the translated sequence MLSAGVWTNFKQFFGQAEDEDFEDELLDDEGRPAIISLRDAKSSRRTVVSVYQPKRYDDVTDIADSLRARHHVVVNLVGADRTLQQRVVDFLSGVVYTMDGKMQRLSESIYLFVPSNVHINAKDAEHAMGSAYDAY
- the lgt gene encoding prolipoprotein diacylglyceryl transferase; translated protein: MIAALATVPHWFTYPNIDPVAFHLGIFSVRWYGLTYLIGALLVYLQLQSRRSRARTGMSVDQAQEFVVYAMIGVVLGGRLFFLLADVLTPITAGGHTVSYYLQNPLEIIAIWHGGMAFHGGLIGALIGIWLFLRRNKLPFYPVADETALWIPVAIALTRCANFINGELPGRVTNSPVGFVFPGFAGYRYPSQLFEAVGMLVIVLPLLWWLHGGVRRREGQVFWTFIAGYGLVRTIVEFYREPGIVLLGLTGAQYLTIAMFVLGVVMFWRISNATARQPVPR
- a CDS encoding cytochrome c biogenesis protein CcdA; its protein translation is MIHSLFFILGFTLVFIAAGASASALGSIFEEYRTLITRVLGVVVIFLGLNMVGLFRLPFLAMDKRLQIRKGGVSYVGDVLVGIGFAAGWSPCIGPILAAVLAMASATQTVGQAVWLLFVYSMGLGVPLLATAIGLQYVLPFLNRIKRFLPVIEVIAGVLVIGMGLVLVTNGFLRITAMIYEKFPALANIGTGPEASGDVISVGAVFVAGIVSFISPCVLPLVPVYISYLTGQSIESLVAAYDVKK
- a CDS encoding DUF167 family protein, which translates into the protein MVSALLVVAVKPGSKAPGIVISGETVTVRVREPAVEGRATEAARRAVAAALRVPQSAVTLVRGATSRHKSFAVARMTKDEVLKRLAEDQLQ